The genomic DNA AGACCAAGTATCGGTTTGCTTTTATATCTGGCATCGATAGAAACCAAACCGTGTTTCCAGTATTTGAAATCGGAAATCAAAGTAACATTGTGTTCCGGTCTATATGGCAATTCGGCGTCAGTTTCGGTGTTCAAGGCTTTAGTATAAAGATAATTAAAATTTAGATTAATCTTATGAAGAGGAGTC from bacterium includes the following:
- a CDS encoding TonB-dependent receptor: TPLHKINLNFNYLYTKALNTETDAELPYRPEHNVTLISDFKYWKHGLVSIDARYKSKPILGLYVDDPVVDQRVIDVTNKFSFDRWSIQLKVSNLLNWNYIEVDRNIASIRKFSLLVSVDF